A DNA window from Maribellus comscasis contains the following coding sequences:
- a CDS encoding S8 family serine peptidase, whose translation MKKLLFKILGLVVLVSFFQSCKKSLVEDPVLEELELKSANTSKKSYIVVLNDVELNDELSKLKGYEKKQNAVQSAGSKILKRAGVLDAEIEHVYGTAVKGFSVKIPPGQLKKLQGDPSVSYVEEDKVISLVLPKAKPDKPGKPGGGNDGGGSTPQETPWGITRVNGGISVTGKTAWIIDSGIDQDHPDLNVDTGRSASFLTGKESNNPDDQNGHGTHVAGTVAAIDNDFGVVGVAAGAKVVSVRVLDRRGSGTTSGVVDGVDYVAANASSGDVANMSLGGGISSTLDAAVLAASSSCSFVLAAGNESEDADNHSPARVNGPNIYTVSAMWEGDRFATEFSNFGPAVDYAAPGVYILSTYKNGGYDELHGTSMASPHVAGILLLGSVKTSGYVTSDPDGNADPIASH comes from the coding sequence ATGAAAAAATTGCTGTTTAAAATTCTTGGATTAGTCGTATTGGTTAGCTTTTTCCAATCGTGTAAAAAAAGCCTGGTGGAGGATCCTGTTTTGGAAGAACTGGAACTAAAATCAGCAAATACCTCTAAAAAAAGCTACATTGTTGTTTTAAACGATGTTGAACTTAATGACGAACTTTCAAAATTGAAAGGATATGAAAAAAAGCAGAATGCCGTTCAATCTGCCGGTTCAAAGATTCTAAAACGTGCTGGTGTTCTCGATGCGGAGATCGAACACGTGTACGGAACCGCTGTCAAAGGCTTTTCGGTAAAGATTCCACCTGGCCAGTTAAAAAAGCTTCAGGGTGATCCTTCGGTATCTTATGTTGAAGAAGATAAAGTTATTTCGCTTGTTTTACCAAAAGCAAAACCAGATAAACCGGGGAAACCAGGCGGTGGAAATGATGGTGGTGGCTCCACACCTCAGGAAACACCATGGGGAATTACCCGGGTAAACGGTGGAATTTCTGTAACCGGAAAAACAGCTTGGATTATCGATTCAGGTATAGATCAAGACCATCCCGATTTGAATGTGGATACCGGCAGAAGTGCTAGTTTTTTAACAGGTAAAGAGAGTAATAATCCTGATGATCAAAACGGACACGGAACACATGTAGCCGGAACAGTAGCCGCCATCGACAACGATTTTGGAGTAGTTGGCGTTGCAGCGGGAGCAAAGGTAGTTTCAGTTCGTGTACTCGACCGTCGGGGAAGCGGGACAACTTCGGGAGTAGTTGATGGTGTTGATTATGTTGCTGCAAATGCTTCAAGTGGAGATGTGGCCAATATGAGTTTGGGCGGAGGTATATCATCTACATTGGATGCTGCCGTATTAGCTGCTTCTTCATCCTGCTCCTTTGTTTTGGCAGCGGGAAATGAAAGTGAAGATGCTGATAACCACTCACCGGCAAGAGTGAACGGTCCCAATATCTATACGGTATCGGCTATGTGGGAAGGCGACAGATTTGCCACCGAATTTTCCAACTTTGGCCCTGCAGTTGATTACGCAGCTCCGGGAGTTTATATTCTTTCCACTTATAAAAATGGAGGATACGATGAGTTACACGGGACTTCGATGGCTTCACCACATGTTGCAGGAATTTTATTGCTGGGTTCAGTGAAAACTTCAGGATATGTTACAAGCGACCCTGACGGTAATGCGGATCCGATTGCGAGTCATTAA
- a CDS encoding phosphoribosylaminoimidazolesuccinocarboxamide synthase: protein MSNALTKTDFNFPGQKNVYHGKVRDVYNIKDDFLVMVVSDRISAFDVVLPKGIPFKGQVLNQIAEKFLDATSDIVPNWKIASPDPNVTVGHFCEPYKVEMVIRGYLTGHAWREYRDGKRSLCGVPMPDGMVENQKFEEPILTPTTKADEGHDEDISRDEIIEQGLVDKAEYEMLEDYTRKLFQRGTEIAAEKGLILVDTKYEFGKKDGKIYLIDEIHTPDSSRYFYAEGYEERLAKGEKQKQLSKEFVRQWLIENGFQGKEGQTIPDMSEEFVNSVSERYIELFENITGDTFQKSDTAKINDRIEVAVNKFLKEEA, encoded by the coding sequence ATGAGCAACGCATTAACAAAAACAGATTTCAATTTTCCGGGACAAAAAAATGTTTACCACGGAAAAGTTAGAGATGTTTATAATATCAAAGACGACTTTTTAGTAATGGTAGTTTCCGACCGTATTTCAGCATTTGATGTAGTTTTGCCCAAAGGTATTCCGTTTAAAGGACAGGTTTTAAACCAGATTGCAGAAAAATTTCTGGATGCTACATCCGACATCGTTCCGAACTGGAAAATTGCATCGCCGGACCCAAATGTAACTGTTGGCCATTTTTGCGAACCTTATAAAGTTGAAATGGTTATTCGTGGCTATCTCACAGGTCATGCTTGGCGTGAATACCGCGACGGGAAACGTTCATTGTGTGGTGTACCAATGCCGGATGGAATGGTTGAAAACCAAAAGTTTGAGGAGCCAATATTGACTCCAACCACCAAAGCAGACGAAGGTCACGATGAAGATATTTCGCGCGATGAAATTATAGAGCAGGGATTGGTTGATAAAGCTGAATACGAAATGCTGGAAGATTACACCCGGAAATTGTTTCAGCGAGGAACTGAAATTGCAGCAGAAAAGGGATTGATACTCGTGGATACAAAATATGAATTTGGTAAAAAAGACGGTAAAATTTACCTCATCGACGAAATTCATACTCCCGATTCTTCACGCTATTTTTATGCTGAAGGTTACGAAGAAAGACTTGCCAAAGGAGAAAAACAAAAACAACTTTCGAAAGAATTTGTGCGCCAGTGGTTAATTGAAAATGGGTTCCAGGGAAAAGAAGGACAAACCATTCCTGACATGTCAGAAGAATTTGTAAACTCGGTTTCTGAGCGTTACATCGAACTTTTTGAAAACATCACAGGTGATACATTTCAAAAATCGGACACTGCAAAAATCAACGACAGAATTGAAGTTGCGGTGAATAAATTCTTAAAAGAAGAAGCTTAA
- a CDS encoding TlpA family protein disulfide reductase yields the protein MKQIIFITFLFLFTGSLFAQDEFTKAKKGEKAPDFTFETAPGKTQKLSDFKGKVVWINFFATWCPPCRKELPHLQKEVYNKYKNNDDFVLIILGREHNWDEINKFKREQKFTMPFYPDPEREVFSVYADQNIPRNFIVDKDGNIAVSSIGFEEKEFESIKQKVETLLK from the coding sequence ATGAAACAAATCATTTTTATCACTTTCTTATTCCTCTTTACAGGAAGCTTGTTCGCGCAGGACGAATTTACAAAGGCTAAAAAAGGTGAAAAAGCGCCTGATTTTACTTTTGAAACGGCGCCTGGAAAAACGCAGAAACTTTCTGATTTTAAAGGGAAAGTGGTTTGGATAAACTTTTTTGCAACATGGTGCCCGCCCTGCAGAAAAGAACTTCCTCATCTTCAGAAAGAAGTTTACAACAAGTATAAAAACAATGACGATTTTGTGTTAATTATTTTGGGGAGGGAACACAACTGGGATGAAATAAACAAATTCAAAAGAGAACAAAAATTTACAATGCCATTTTATCCCGATCCGGAAAGAGAAGTATTTTCGGTTTACGCCGATCAGAATATTCCGCGCAATTTTATTGTTGATAAAGATGGAAATATTGCCGTCTCATCTATTGGATTCGAAGAAAAAGAATTCGAATCCATCAAACAAAAAGTTGAAACATTACTAAAATAA